A single window of Chloracidobacterium thermophilum B DNA harbors:
- a CDS encoding DMT family transporter, whose translation MKPGWVTVVLLTGMMLPVQAAVNAKLRTFVVNPIYSALISFGVGTSLLVVLASAMAWAGWAGHLRGAVSAPWWAWVGGALGAVFVTMAILAVPRIGAAGYSVAIITGQLIGALILDHYGWLGLAQQPLTWSRLLGAVLLLVAVWLIQR comes from the coding sequence ATGAAACCTGGATGGGTGACGGTCGTGCTGCTGACCGGCATGATGTTGCCGGTACAGGCGGCCGTGAATGCCAAGCTCCGTACTTTCGTCGTCAATCCCATTTACAGCGCGCTCATCAGCTTTGGGGTCGGAACGAGTCTGCTCGTTGTACTGGCCTCCGCTATGGCCTGGGCAGGCTGGGCCGGGCATCTGCGGGGTGCGGTCTCCGCTCCGTGGTGGGCCTGGGTGGGAGGGGCGCTGGGGGCGGTCTTCGTCACCATGGCCATTCTGGCTGTGCCGCGTATCGGCGCGGCCGGCTACTCGGTAGCCATTATCACGGGACAACTCATCGGGGCGCTGATCCTTGACCACTACGGTTGGTTGGGGCTGGCACAGCAGCCTCTGACCTGGTCACGCCTGCTTGGTGCCGTCTTGTTGCTGGTGGCTGTGTGGCTCATCCAGCGTTAG
- a CDS encoding transglycosylase domain-containing protein — protein sequence MTGNHPAFKNDPRVFRTKHWWQRLITPRRVFFLALALLPIVIVLTYYYVVFSTMIDQKLRGESFVRSSGIYAAPARIIKGGPFGKAQILEYLNRAGYVAQSQAGDTTRGRYLLDGNRLDILPSTDAPLAGQKFPSVRIRFNGNTPVNIVELPNQQPLTECLLEPPLLTALNREREKRKIVEFNDLPKVLVQAVVAVEDRRFFDHRGIDLRGLARAIYRNFTDRDGGLQGGSTITQQLVKNFFLTPERTLSRKLKEAYIAIILETRLTKPQIFQMYCNEIYLGQDGSYSINGFGEAARFYFGKDIIQLSLPEAAFLAGIIRGPGYYSPFKHPERALERRNKVLGDMLEVGFITPAEYEKAKAAPLGVAPRRASSNADAPYYLDYLQSVLAERKLDRVLSDPAARIYTTLDINLQQAAVEAVQKGLANLVKKPAPGLDAALIALDAHTGDILAMVGGRDYSQSQLNRVTDARRQPGSVFKPFVYTAAIEEEVITPSSLFKDEKRTFTYGNGQTYSPDNFGQTYSNQYVTVRTALSRSLNVVTVSVAEAVGYDRVARTAERFGLPRPEAYPSLALGTKEATPLEVARAYTAFPNRGARVEPRALTFIADGKGNLVEKVEPQTTPVISPAVAAVMTHLLRGPIERGTATKANGLTKALAGKTGTSRDGWFAGFTPHMVCVVYVGYDDNRQLGITGGNSALPIFVNFMRAVLKFRPDLTGDAFPDAEGVEKVTVDLQTGLLPSPACQGETIEEWFLAGTAPKKDCTQTNAAAMGTPGVVVEPDIQLPPPELPPVTGPPPLPDATRPRDRRPPDVPPRD from the coding sequence ATGACTGGAAATCACCCAGCTTTCAAGAACGACCCGCGGGTTTTTCGCACCAAACACTGGTGGCAACGGCTCATTACGCCACGGCGTGTTTTTTTTCTGGCGCTGGCCCTGCTCCCGATCGTTATCGTCCTGACCTACTACTACGTCGTGTTCTCGACGATGATTGACCAGAAGCTGCGGGGGGAGTCCTTTGTCCGGTCCAGTGGTATCTATGCGGCTCCGGCGCGTATCATCAAAGGTGGCCCGTTCGGCAAGGCGCAAATCTTGGAATACCTGAACCGGGCCGGTTACGTTGCCCAGTCCCAGGCAGGTGACACCACGCGCGGACGCTACCTGCTCGATGGCAACCGGCTCGACATTCTCCCCAGCACCGATGCGCCGCTGGCCGGACAGAAATTCCCTTCCGTCCGCATCCGGTTCAACGGTAACACGCCGGTCAACATCGTCGAACTCCCCAACCAGCAACCGCTCACCGAATGCCTGCTGGAACCGCCGCTGCTGACGGCGCTCAACAGGGAACGGGAAAAGCGCAAGATCGTCGAGTTCAATGACCTGCCCAAGGTACTCGTCCAGGCCGTAGTCGCCGTCGAGGACCGGCGGTTTTTCGACCACCGGGGCATTGACCTGCGCGGACTGGCCCGCGCCATCTACCGGAACTTCACAGATCGGGACGGCGGCTTGCAGGGCGGCTCAACCATCACCCAGCAGCTTGTCAAAAACTTTTTCCTGACGCCGGAGCGCACGCTGAGCCGCAAACTCAAGGAAGCCTACATTGCCATCATCCTTGAAACGCGCCTGACCAAGCCCCAGATTTTCCAGATGTACTGCAACGAGATTTACCTGGGGCAGGATGGCAGCTATTCCATTAACGGCTTTGGTGAAGCAGCGCGGTTTTACTTCGGCAAGGACATCATCCAGCTCAGCCTGCCGGAGGCTGCTTTTCTGGCCGGCATCATCCGCGGTCCGGGCTATTACTCGCCCTTCAAACACCCGGAACGCGCCCTCGAACGCCGCAACAAGGTGCTGGGCGACATGCTCGAAGTCGGCTTCATCACCCCGGCCGAGTATGAAAAAGCCAAGGCTGCCCCGCTTGGCGTTGCGCCCCGGCGCGCCAGCAGCAACGCCGATGCCCCCTACTATCTGGATTACCTGCAAAGCGTGCTTGCCGAGCGAAAACTCGACCGGGTGCTCTCTGACCCGGCCGCCCGCATTTACACCACGCTGGACATCAACCTGCAGCAGGCCGCGGTCGAAGCCGTCCAGAAGGGGCTGGCAAATCTCGTCAAAAAGCCGGCACCAGGGCTGGATGCTGCGCTCATCGCCCTCGATGCCCACACTGGAGACATTCTGGCCATGGTGGGCGGCCGGGACTATTCGCAATCCCAGCTCAACCGCGTTACGGACGCCCGCCGCCAACCGGGTTCGGTGTTTAAACCCTTCGTCTATACGGCGGCCATTGAGGAAGAGGTCATCACCCCATCATCCCTGTTCAAGGACGAGAAGCGCACCTTCACCTACGGCAACGGGCAGACCTACAGCCCTGACAATTTTGGACAGACCTACAGCAACCAATACGTCACCGTGCGCACGGCGCTGTCCAGGTCGCTCAATGTCGTTACGGTCAGCGTCGCCGAGGCCGTAGGTTACGACCGGGTAGCGCGTACGGCTGAACGGTTCGGGCTGCCGCGCCCGGAGGCGTATCCGAGTCTGGCGCTGGGCACAAAAGAGGCAACACCGCTTGAAGTGGCCCGCGCCTACACCGCTTTCCCCAACCGTGGCGCACGGGTCGAACCCCGCGCCCTGACCTTCATCGCCGATGGCAAAGGCAACCTCGTGGAAAAGGTGGAGCCGCAGACAACGCCGGTCATCTCTCCGGCCGTCGCCGCCGTCATGACGCACCTGCTGCGCGGCCCCATCGAACGCGGCACGGCCACCAAAGCCAACGGTTTGACCAAGGCCCTGGCCGGCAAAACCGGCACGAGCCGCGATGGCTGGTTTGCCGGCTTTACACCACACATGGTCTGCGTGGTCTATGTCGGATATGACGACAACCGCCAACTCGGTATCACCGGAGGGAATTCGGCGCTGCCGATTTTCGTCAACTTCATGCGCGCCGTCCTCAAGTTCCGCCCTGACCTGACCGGTGATGCCTTCCCTGATGCCGAAGGCGTGGAAAAAGTGACCGTGGATTTGCAAACCGGGCTGCTTCCTTCTCCAGCCTGCCAGGGTGAAACCATCGAGGAATGGTTTCTGGCCGGGACAGCCCCAAAGAAGGATTGCACGCAGACTAACGCCGCCGCGATGGGCACTCCGGGCGTGGTGGTCGAACCTGACATCCAGCTTCCCCCACCGGAACTGCCGCCAGTGACCGGGCCGCCGCCGCTGCCCGACGCTACCCGTCCCCGCGACCGGCGTCCGCCGGATGTGCCACCCCGTGACTAG
- a CDS encoding SDR family oxidoreductase, translating to MDFTGKVILITGGGRGIGRAAALKFARHGADVALAARTAADLEAVAGEIRALGRRVVAVPTDTTNREQVTAFVAATISQLGRIDVVVNAAGIGILKPFLELTEADLDRMLAVNVRGVFNVTQVAAPEMTKTGGGIVINIPGILGRAAMMQAAGYCASKFAVTGMTRAMALDLKRNGIRFTLLHFGGVDSPFWDTIAMRVQRDRMLSVEEAANAILFAASHTGNGVLNELVLQPESHQM from the coding sequence ATGGATTTCACTGGGAAAGTCATCCTCATCACGGGTGGCGGCCGCGGCATCGGACGGGCTGCGGCCCTGAAGTTTGCCCGGCACGGCGCCGATGTGGCGCTGGCCGCGCGGACGGCGGCTGATCTTGAAGCCGTGGCCGGAGAGATTCGCGCCCTGGGGCGGCGCGTTGTCGCCGTGCCAACCGATACCACCAACCGCGAGCAGGTGACCGCTTTTGTGGCAGCCACCATAAGCCAGCTTGGCCGCATTGATGTGGTTGTCAATGCCGCCGGGATTGGGATTCTCAAGCCGTTTCTGGAGTTGACCGAAGCCGATCTGGACCGGATGCTGGCTGTCAACGTCCGGGGCGTTTTCAACGTAACACAGGTGGCGGCACCGGAGATGACCAAAACCGGTGGTGGGATTGTCATCAACATTCCGGGGATTCTGGGGCGGGCGGCGATGATGCAGGCCGCCGGATACTGCGCCTCAAAGTTTGCCGTCACCGGTATGACCCGCGCCATGGCGCTCGACTTGAAGCGCAACGGCATCCGCTTTACGCTGCTACACTTTGGCGGTGTGGATTCACCTTTTTGGGATACCATCGCCATGCGCGTCCAGCGGGACAGGATGTTGTCGGTCGAAGAAGCCGCCAACGCCATTCTCTTTGCCGCCTCGCACACCGGCAACGGCGTGCTGAACGAACTGGTGCTCCAACCGGAAAGCCATCAGATGTGA